One Ricinus communis isolate WT05 ecotype wild-type chromosome 2, ASM1957865v1, whole genome shotgun sequence DNA segment encodes these proteins:
- the LOC8278851 gene encoding protein RALF-like 34, with protein MAHSALFVLSIAVTCLVTETHQLVDQRSFQLMEENLEWPSTMSLYDEFGDSEDEDGGGSLDRRSLYGRGKPMHYYISYGALSANRVPCPPRSGRSYYTHDCFGSRTQVNPYTRGCSCITHCRR; from the coding sequence ATGGCACATTCAgctctttttgttctttccaTAGCAGTAACGTGTCTAGTTACTGAAACTCATCAATTGGTTGATCAGAGAAGCTTCCAGCTGATGGAGGAGAATCTCGAATGGCCATCAACGATGAGTTTGTACGATGAGTTTGGGGACAGTGAAGACGAAGATGGTGGTGGGTCGTTGGATAGGAGGTCTCTATATGGAAGAGGAAAGCCCATGCACTATTACATATCGTATGGCGCTTTATCTGCAAATAGGGTGCCTTGCCCACCTCGCTCAGGAAGGTCTTACTATACTCATGATTGTTTCGGTTCAAGAACGCAGGTTAATCCTTACACTAGAGGCTGCTCTTGTATTACCCATTGCAGGAGATAG
- the LOC8278850 gene encoding uncharacterized protein LOC8278850, which translates to MHAKTDSEVTSLAPSSPTRSPRRPVYFVQSPSRDSHDGEKTTTSFHSTPVLSPMGSPPHSHSSVGRHSRESSSSRFSGSLKPGSRKISPNDASKSSHRKGQKQWKDCAVIEEEGLLEDEAREKGLPRRCYFLAFLLGFFVLFSFFSLVLWGASKPQKPKITMKNIKFEHFSIQAGSDSTGVATDMISINSTVKMIYRNTGTFFGVHVTSTPVDLFYSEITIASGAVKKFYQSRKSQRSVAISVMSNKIPLYGSGAGFSSSTGTTALPVPLKLSFVLRSRAYVLGKLVKPKFYKRIECDFTFDPKKLNVPISLKKSCTYD; encoded by the exons ATGCACGCCAAAACAGATTCAGAGGTAACTAGCCTCGCGCCATCATCACCCACGAGATCTCCACGGCGTCCAGTGTACTTCGTGCAGAGTCCATCACGTGATTCTCACGATGGAGAGAAGACAACGACGTCGTTTCACTCAACGCCGGTGCTTAGCCCCATGGGGTCTCCACCACATTCCCACTCATCCGTCGGGCGTCACTCGCGCGAATCGTCTTCAAGTAGGTTTTCCGGGTCGTTAAAACCCGGATCGCGCAAGATCTCTCCAAATGATGCCTCTAAAAGTAGTCACAGGAAGGGACAAAAGCAATGGAAAGACTGTGCAGTTATTGAAGAAGAAGGTCTTCTTGAAGATGAAGCGCGTGAGAAGGGACTCCCTCGTCGCTgttattttcttgcttttcttcttggtttctttgttctcttttctttcttttctttagttcTTTGGGGGGCCAGTAAGCCACAAAAACCCAAGATCACAATGAAG aatataaaatttgagcATTTCAGCATTCAAGCTGGGTCTGATTCTACTGGAGTAGCAACTGATATGATATCAATCAACTCGACAGTGAAAATGATCTATAGAAACACAGGAACATTTTTCGGTGTTCATGTAACATCTACACCTGTAGATCTATTTTATTCTGAGATCACCATAGCCTCAGGAGCT GTAAAGAAGTTTTACCAATCTAGAAAGAGCCAAAGATCAGTAGCAATATCAGTAATGAGTAACAAAATCCCATTGTATGGAAGTGGAGCTGGTTTCAGCAGTTCAACAGGGACCACTGCACTGCCAGTGCCACTAAAACTGAGTTTCGTTCTCAGATCAAGAGCTTAcgttttgggaaaattggttaagcctaaattctataaaagaattgagtgtgattttacttttgatcCAAAGAAACTCAATGTCCCAATCTCCCTCAAGAAATCTTGCACATACGATTAA
- the LOC8278849 gene encoding subtilisin-like protease SBT3: MAKQYSIPFYERLFFATSTFLLFVPTLLAEKDNYIVRMDSSAMPKAFSAHHSWHLATLSSVFEVSKSRSSVSTATTAAAKPSKLLYSYTHVIDGFSAHLSPAEHEILKNSTGYISSIKDLPVKPDTTRSPSYLGLTSNSEAWKLSNYGESIIIGVIDSGVWPESESFSDNGMPRIPKRWKGKCESGVQFNSSLCNNKLIGARFYNKGLIAKWNTTISMNSTRDTEGHGTHTSSTAAGNFVRNVSYFGYAPGTASGVAPRAHIAMYKALWQEGSYTSDIIAAIDQAIIDGVDILSISLGLDDLALYEDPVALATFAAVEKNIFVSASAGNRGPFRGALHNGMPWVTTIAAGTVDREFEAVLKLGNGVSVTGLSLYPGNYTTSRQVPMVFKGKCLDNEDLLNVGGYIVVCEEEYGNLHDLEDQYDNVRDTKNVTGGIFITKSIDLENYIQSRFPAIFMNLKDGIKIKDYINSTTKPQASMEFKKTTVGVKSAPSLTSYSSRGPSLACPSVLKPDIMAPGSLILAAWPENIIVDRIDDQEIFNNFNLQSGTSMACPHVAGIAALLKKAHPDWSPAAIRSAMMTTADTMTQAKEPIRDIDYGRQPATPLDMGSGQINPNKALDPGLIYDANLTSYINFLCALNLTQKQIQTITKSPNNDCSSPSSDLNYPSFLAYFNADSSEANLTAVQEYHRTVTNVGDPVSTYTANLTPINGIKASVVPNKLVFKAKYEKLSYKLSIQGPNPVPEDVVFGYLSWVDSKGKYVVKSPITVTSLKYFDVDD, encoded by the coding sequence ATGGCAAAACAATACAGTATTCCTTTCTATGAACGGCTTTTCTTTGCTACTTCTACCTTCTTACTTTTCGTCCCCACATTATTAGCAGAAAAGGACAATTATATTGTCCGCATGGACTCATCAGCCATGCCCAAAGCTTTCTCTGCCCACCATAGTTGGCACTTGGCCACTCTTTCCTCTGTTTTTGAAGTTTCTAAAAGCAGAAGCTCCGTTAGTACCGCTACCACTGCTGCAGCCAAACCTTCTAAGCTTCTATATAGTTATACTCATGTTATTGATGGTTTCAGCGCTCATCTTTCTCCTGCTGAGCACGAGATCTTGAAAAACTCCACAGGCTATATTTCTTCTATTAAAGATCTCCCTGTTAAACCTGACACAACTCGTTCACCATCATATCTTGGCCTTACATCCAACTCTGAAGCTTGGAAGTTGTCTAATTATGGTGAAAGTATCATTATCGGAGTGATAGATAGTGGCGTATGGCCGGAAAGTGAGAGTTTTAGTGACAACGGAATGCCAAGAATTCCCAAAAGGTGGAAAGGAAAATGTGAAAGTGGCGTCCAATTCAACTCCTCATTATGCAACAACAAACTAATTGGTGCTCGTTTTTACAACAAAGGGCTGATTGCCAAATGGAACACCACTATATCAATGAATTCTACACGTGACACGGAGGGCCATGGAACCCACACGTCGAGCACGGCGGCCGGGAATTTTGTAAGAAATGTATCATACTTTGGCTATGCACCTGGAACTGCCAGTGGAGTGGCTCCGCGTGCTCATATTGCCATGTATAAGGCCTTGTGGCAAGAAGGTTCTTATACATCTGATATAATTGCTGCAATTGATCAAGCAATTATTGATGGAGTTGATATTCTGTCTATTTCATTGGGATTGGATGACCTAGCTTTGTACGAAGACCCTGTTGCTTTGGCAACATTTGCAGCTGtggagaaaaatatatttgtgtCCGCATCTGCGGGAAACCGCGGGCCTTTTCGTGGTGCACTCCATAATGGCATGCCTTGGGTAACAACTATTGCTGCTGGTACTGTAGACCGTGAATTTGAGGCAGTTCTGAAACTTGGAAATGGAGTTTCAGTAACTGGTTTATCTCTCTATCCAGGGAATTATACTACTTCTAGGCAAGTCCCAATGGTGTTTAAAGGTAAATGTTTGGACAATGAAGACTTGCTTAATGTTGGGGGATACATTGTAGTTTGCGAAGAGGAGTATGGCAACTTACATGACTTGGAGGACCAATATGATAACGTCCGCGATACTAAAAACGTCACTGGAGGAATTTTCATAACCAAATCTATAGACCTTGAAAACTATATCCAAAGCCGATTTCCAgcaatttttatgaatttaaaagatGGAATAAAGATCAAGGATTACATCAACAGCACCACTAAGCCACAAGCAAGCATGGAGTTCAAGAAAACAACTGTTGGTGTTAAATCAGCTCCAAGCCTTACTAGCTATAGCTCTAGAGGACCATCCTTAGCCTGCCCATCTGTCCTGAAGCCTGACATTATGGCTCCTGGTTCTCTTATCTTAGCAGCATGGCCTGAAAATATAATAGTGGATCGTATCGATGATCAggaaatattcaacaacttcAATCTACAATCAGGTACATCCATGGCTTGCCCGCACGTAGCAGGAATAGCAGCACTCTTGAAAAAGGCACATCCCGATTGGAGTCCTGCCGCTATTCGTTCAGCAATGATGACTACTGCTGATACCATGACTCAAGCCAAAGAGCCAATTAGAGATATTGATTATGGGCGGCAGCCTGCTACTCCTTTAGACATGGGATCTGGCCAGATCAATCCTAACAAAGCATTAGACCCAGGTCTAATATATGACGCGAACTTAACTAGCTACATTAATTTTCTCTGTGCATTAAATTTGACCCAAAAACAAATACAAACTATCACAAAATCTCCTAATAATGATTGTTCTTCCCCATCATCAGACCTAAACTACCCCTCTTTTCTCGCTTACTTCAATGCCGATAGCTCTGAAGCCAATTTGACCGCTGTTCAAGAATATCACAGGACAGTAACCAATGTTGGAGATCCAGTGTCTACTTACACTGCCAATTTGACACCCATTAATGGAATAAAAGCAAGTGTGGTCCCAAACAAGTTGGTTTTTAAAGCCAAGTACGAGAAGCTAAGCTACAAACTGAGCATACAAGGTCCCAATCCGGTCCCGGAAGATGTAGTTTTTGGTTACCTAAGCTGGGTTGACTCAAAGGGTAAATATGTTGTCAAGAGTCCCATAACAGTCACAAGCCTGAAATATTTTGACGTTGATGATTAG
- the LOC8278848 gene encoding subtilisin-like protease SBT3: protein MASHYNSILSFLWLSFITFWLFIIPTLAETDNYIVHMDLSAMPEVFSSHHSWYLATLSSAFAVSNSRNTINTTPARPFSSKLLYSYTHVINGFSAHLSLSELEALKNTPGYISSIRDLPVKLDTTRSPTFLGLTGNSGAWQPTNFGEDVIIGVVDTGIWPESESYSDNGISEIPKRWKGECESGTEFNTSLCNKKLIGARFFNKALIAKTNGTVSMNSTRDTDGHGTHTSSTAAGNFVQGASFFGYASGTASGVAPKAHVAMYKALWDEGAYTADIIAAIDQAIIDGVDVVSISLGLDGVPLYDDPIALATFAAAEKNIFVSTSAGNEGPYLETLHNGIPWVLTVAAGTVDREFSATVTLENGASVTGSALYPGNYSSSQVPIVFLDSCLDSKELNKVGKKIVVCEDKNASLDDQFDNLRKVNISGGIFITNFTDLELFIQSGFPAIFVSPKDGETIKDFINSSTSPQASMEFQKTNFGIKSAPSLASYSSRGPSPSCPYVMKPDIMGPGSLILAAWPQNIEVMRLNSKPLFSNFNILSGTSMSCPHAAGVAALLKNAHPDWSPAAIRSAMMTTVVTMDHTPGPIKDIGNNNQPASPLDMGAGQVNPSKALDPGLIYDLKSTDYVKLLCALNFTEKQIQIITRSSSNDCSSPSLDLNYPSFIAFFNSNVSKSSTVQEFHRTVTNVGEGMSTYTANLTPINGLKVSVVPDKLEFKAKNEKLSYKLVIEGPTMLKESIIFGYLSWVDDEGKHTVKSPIVATRLSSDLVSS, encoded by the coding sequence ATGGCTTCACATTACAATAGTATTCTCTCTTTCTTATGGCTTTCTTTTATAACTTTCTGGCTCTTCATCATCCCCACATTAGCAGAAACAGACAATTATATCGTTCACATGGATTTATCTGCCATGCCCGAAGTCTTTTCTAGCCATCATAGCTGGTACTTGGCCACTCTTTCTTCTGCTTTTGCTGTCTCTAACAGCAGAAACACCATTAATACTACTCCTGCACGACCTTTCTCTTCTAAACTTCTTTATTCTTACACTCACGTTATCAATGGTTTTAGTGCTCATCTCTCTCTTTCTGAGCTTGAGGCATTGAAAAACACTCCAGGATACATTTCTTCCATTAGAGACTTACCTGTTAAACTTGACACAACTCGTTCGCCTACATTTCTTGGCCTCACTGGCAATTCAGGGGCATGGCAACCCACGAATTTCGGTGAAGATGTGATTATAGGAGTGGTGGATACAGGTATATGGCCGGAAAGTGAGAGCTACAGTGACAATGGAATTTCAGAAATTCCAAAAAGATGGAAAGGAGAATGTGAAAGTGGTACCGAATTCAATACTTCGTTGTGTAACAAGAAGCTGATTGGAGCTAGATTTTTCAACAAAGCTCTAATTGCCAAGACTAACGGCACCGTATCTATGAATTCAACGCGTGACACAGATGGCCATGGGACCCACACTTCGAGTACTGCGGCTGGGAATTTTGTGCAAGGTGCTTCTTTCTTTGGCTATGCGTCAGGAACTGCTAGTGGTGTGGCCCCTAAAGCACATGTGGCCATGTACAAAGCTCTTTGGGATGAAGGTGCTTATACTGCTGATATAATTGCTGCAATTGATCAAGCAATTATTGATGGAGTTGATGTCGTGTCCATTTCTTTGGGCTTGGATGGCGTTCCTTTGTACGACGACCCTATTGCATTGGCCACATTTGCTGCTGCTGAGAAGAACATATTTGTGTCCACTTCTGCAGGGAATGAAGGTCCTTATCTTGAGACATTACACAATGGTATTCCCTGGGTGCTAACTGTTGCTGCTGGTACTGTAGACCGTGAATTTAGTGCAACTGTGACACTCGAAAATGGTGCTTCAGTCACTGGCTCAGCTCTCTATCCTGGAAATTATTCTTCTAGCCAGGTTCCAATTGTTTTCTTGGATTCTTGTCTCGATTCAAAGGAATTGAATAAGGTTGGTAAAAAAATCGTGGTGTGCGAAGACAAGAATGCTTCCTTAGATGACCAATTTGATAACCTGAGGAAAGTGAATATCAGTGGAGGTATCTTCATAACGAATTTTACAGATCTCGAATTATTCATTCAAAGTGGGTTTCCAGCCATTTTTGTAAGTCCAAAAGATGGAGAAACTATCAAAGATTTCATCAACAGCAGCACGAGCCCACAAGCAAGCATGGAGTTTCAGAAAACAAATTTCGGTATTAAATCAGCTCCAAGTCTTGCTAGTTACAGCTCTAGAGGACCATCACCAAGTTGTCCATATGTCATGAAACCTGATATTATGGGTCCTGGCTCTTTAATCTTAGCTGCATGGCCTCAAAACATCGAGGTGATGCGCCTCAATTCTAAACCACTGTTTAGCAACTTCAATATATTGTCAGGAACATCCATGTCTTGCCCACATGCAGCAGGAGTGGCAGCACTTTTGAAGAATGCACACCCAGATTGGAGCCCGGCCGCAATCAGGTCTGCGATGATGACTACTGTTGTTACAATGGATCACACTCCTGGGCCTATCAAAGACATTGGCAATAATAATCAGCCTGCGAGTCCTTTAGACATGGGTGCTGGTCAGGTTAATCCTAGCAAAGCACTAGACCCTGGTCTTATTTATGACCTGAAGTCAACTGATTATGTGAAACTCCTCTGCGCATTAAACTTCACTGAAAAACAAATCCAAATTATCACAAGGTCATCTTCTAATGATTGTTCTTCACCATCTCTGGACCTTAATTACCCCTCTTTTATTGCCTTCTTCAACTCGAACGTCTCTAAAAGTTCCACAGTGCAAGAATTTCACAGGACAGTGACCAATGTTGGAGAAGGAATGTCAACTTACACTGCAAATTTGACACCCATTAATGGATTAAAGGTCAGTGTCGTTCCAGACAAATTGGAGTTCAAAGCCAAGAACGAGAAGCTAAGTTACAAATTAGTGATAGAAGGTCCAACAATGCTTAaagaaagtataatttttggATATCTTAGCTGGGTTGATGACGAAGGTAAACACACTGTGAAGAGTCCTATAGTAGCTACAAGACTGAGCTCAGACTTAGTTTCGTCTTAG